A window of Natrinema versiforme contains these coding sequences:
- a CDS encoding cbb3-type cytochrome c oxidase subunit I, translating to MSDLPPMRSVKRWLVTTNHKDVGILYISTAIFFLLFGGLLALLFRTHLWEAGGTGLLTNDQFYQAVSAHGLIMVFWFLSPIASGFANYFIPLQIGAKDLAFPRLNALSYWFYLFSGILMGISFFQGGSFSGGWTMYAPLNVPTYTGAMQAMTGGNATILALTLFVISITIGSVNFLVTMHRSRAEGLGLWNMPMFSWSWLLTVWMMLFAFAALLAALLLLSVDRLFLTQYFATDQGSSLLWAHVFWFFGHPEVYIVFFPALGIMFETFQTFTGRRLVGRKWVIIAMVLVAVQSFLVWMHHMFLSTINLPIKTLFMATTIGISLPFDLMVFALIYTMVKGRVRFTTPFLFSLGALVLFILGGITGVFLGAVVLDYEFRGTYWVVAHFHYVMVSGVTALVGGIYYWWPKITGKMYSERLGKLNFAVYFIGFNLLYFPMFMAWETPRRVFHYAESAQLYHQLATVGAFVFGASFLIMFVTLGKSLVSGPDAPDNPWTYSRTAEWAIPSPPPLENWPDRPSYASGKLEFVDDAPAATDGGVAHGQEAAGATAASHEEEHADHASIWPLGIGAATFTFFLGLSGITPYVFSFVESHIHSDVGDFVSLSSAPEQSIIYPALVVLGLGMMAVTLFQFGREQFDAPEMAVAERWPFGGISNEKMGVWVFLASDVVVFGAAIGAYVFMRIHMGWGNWHLDSITMAGLFNTYVLLTSSFTVILAHVMAERENKKGLLGALSVTVLLGLVFMGVKAFEYSSKFADGHYWFSGIEYSIYFVTTGLHALHVLLGLLIAVFMIYRVVSIDAYLEDHMPVEYFGLYWHFVDIVWVFLFPLFYLM from the coding sequence ATGAGTGATCTCCCGCCGATGCGGTCGGTCAAACGCTGGTTGGTCACGACCAACCACAAGGACGTCGGGATCCTCTATATCTCGACGGCAATCTTCTTCCTCCTGTTCGGGGGCCTCCTCGCGCTGCTGTTCCGGACTCACCTGTGGGAGGCCGGCGGTACGGGTCTGCTCACGAACGATCAGTTCTACCAAGCGGTCTCCGCGCACGGACTCATCATGGTGTTCTGGTTCCTGTCGCCGATCGCGAGCGGCTTCGCGAACTACTTCATCCCGCTCCAGATCGGGGCGAAGGACCTCGCGTTCCCGCGGCTGAATGCCCTGAGTTACTGGTTCTACCTGTTCTCGGGGATCCTGATGGGAATCTCGTTCTTCCAGGGTGGTTCGTTCTCCGGCGGCTGGACGATGTATGCCCCGCTGAACGTGCCGACCTACACGGGAGCGATGCAGGCGATGACCGGCGGAAACGCGACGATTCTCGCGCTGACCCTGTTCGTCATCTCGATCACGATCGGATCGGTGAACTTCCTCGTGACCATGCACCGATCCCGAGCGGAAGGGCTCGGCCTGTGGAACATGCCGATGTTCTCCTGGTCGTGGCTGCTGACCGTCTGGATGATGCTCTTTGCCTTCGCGGCCCTGCTGGCAGCGCTCCTGTTGCTATCGGTCGATCGGCTGTTCCTCACGCAGTACTTCGCGACCGATCAGGGCTCGAGCCTGCTGTGGGCCCACGTCTTCTGGTTCTTCGGTCATCCGGAGGTGTACATCGTCTTCTTCCCCGCGCTGGGGATCATGTTCGAGACGTTCCAGACGTTCACCGGTCGGCGACTCGTCGGGCGGAAGTGGGTCATCATCGCGATGGTCCTGGTCGCGGTCCAGTCGTTCCTCGTCTGGATGCACCACATGTTCCTGTCGACGATCAACCTCCCGATCAAGACGCTCTTCATGGCGACGACGATCGGGATCTCGTTGCCGTTCGACCTGATGGTCTTCGCGCTGATCTACACGATGGTCAAGGGTCGAGTTCGGTTTACGACGCCGTTCCTGTTCTCGCTAGGTGCCCTCGTCCTGTTCATCCTCGGCGGGATCACCGGCGTCTTCCTCGGTGCTGTCGTCCTCGACTACGAGTTCCGGGGCACCTACTGGGTCGTCGCCCACTTCCACTACGTGATGGTCTCGGGCGTCACCGCACTGGTCGGCGGCATCTACTACTGGTGGCCGAAGATAACCGGGAAGATGTACTCCGAGCGACTCGGAAAGCTCAACTTCGCGGTCTACTTCATCGGGTTCAACCTGCTGTACTTCCCGATGTTCATGGCCTGGGAGACGCCGCGCCGCGTCTTCCACTACGCCGAGAGCGCACAGCTCTACCACCAGCTGGCGACCGTCGGGGCGTTCGTGTTCGGCGCGTCGTTCCTGATCATGTTCGTCACGCTCGGAAAGAGTCTCGTCTCGGGCCCCGACGCGCCCGACAACCCGTGGACGTACTCGCGAACCGCTGAGTGGGCGATTCCCTCGCCCCCGCCGCTCGAGAACTGGCCGGACCGGCCCAGCTACGCCAGCGGCAAACTCGAGTTCGTCGACGACGCCCCGGCCGCGACCGACGGCGGCGTCGCACACGGACAGGAAGCAGCCGGTGCGACGGCCGCGAGCCACGAGGAAGAGCACGCCGACCACGCCAGTATCTGGCCGCTCGGCATCGGTGCCGCGACGTTCACCTTCTTCCTCGGACTCAGCGGCATCACGCCGTACGTCTTCTCGTTCGTCGAGTCGCACATCCACAGCGATGTCGGCGACTTCGTGAGCCTGTCATCGGCACCCGAACAGAGCATCATCTACCCGGCGCTCGTAGTGCTCGGACTGGGAATGATGGCCGTCACACTGTTCCAGTTCGGCCGCGAGCAGTTCGATGCGCCCGAGATGGCCGTCGCCGAACGCTGGCCGTTCGGCGGCATCAGCAACGAGAAGATGGGCGTCTGGGTCTTCCTGGCCTCGGACGTCGTCGTCTTCGGTGCCGCGATCGGCGCCTACGTGTTCATGCGCATCCACATGGGATGGGGCAACTGGCATCTCGACTCGATCACCATGGCCGGTCTGTTCAACACGTACGTCCTGCTGACCTCGAGTTTCACGGTCATCCTCGCACACGTGATGGCCGAACGCGAGAACAAGAAGGGACTACTCGGCGCGTTGAGCGTAACGGTCCTGCTCGGACTCGTGTTCATGGGCGTCAAGGCCTTCGAGTACAGCAGCAAGTTCGCCGACGGTCACTACTGGTTCAGCGGAATCGAGTACTCGATTTACTTCGTGACCACCGGCCTGCACGCGCTGCACGTGCTCCTCGGGCTATTGATCGCCGTGTTCATGATCTACCGGGTCGTCTCGATCGACGCCTATCTCGAGGACCACATGCCGGTCGAGTACTTCGGACTCTACTGGCACTTCGTCGACATCGTCTGGGTCTTCCTGTTCCCGCTGTTCTATCTGATGTAG
- the coxB gene encoding cytochrome c oxidase subunit II: MNTIINLLTTPMQTRVDVFDRIFLVFLGLGALVGIVVITYTLYNAYKYRDTGDAGDDEDLPSVGELPTGGKGGKKLFLSFGISAIIVISLVIWTYGMLLYVEDPADEGESAQEEALNVEVVGDGFAWSYEYENGVEPSNLRVPAGERVWVQVTSGDVWHAFGIPEQRVKADAIPGEYDETWFQADETGQYEIQCYELCGEYHTSMVSTLEVVEPDEFDQWMDEQLTMSFTMEDGNESRVTDGYELTLEHQETDFEETYTADEFENGSITIDELEHAGPYNVTVTPTDGQFEPIEETDVNSPTDDTFTLEMNATESNATESDANDGGEN; this comes from the coding sequence GTGAATACAATCATCAACCTACTGACGACCCCGATGCAGACACGTGTCGACGTGTTCGACCGGATCTTCCTGGTCTTCCTCGGACTAGGTGCGCTCGTCGGTATCGTCGTGATCACGTATACGCTGTACAACGCGTACAAGTACCGTGATACGGGCGATGCCGGCGATGACGAAGATCTGCCATCCGTCGGGGAGTTACCGACAGGCGGAAAGGGCGGTAAGAAACTGTTTCTCTCGTTCGGTATCAGTGCCATCATCGTCATCTCGCTGGTGATCTGGACGTACGGGATGCTCCTGTACGTCGAGGACCCCGCCGACGAGGGCGAGAGCGCACAGGAAGAGGCGCTCAACGTCGAAGTCGTCGGCGACGGCTTCGCGTGGAGCTACGAGTACGAAAACGGCGTCGAGCCGAGTAACCTCCGCGTTCCCGCCGGCGAGCGGGTCTGGGTGCAGGTGACCTCGGGCGATGTCTGGCACGCGTTCGGCATACCCGAGCAACGGGTGAAAGCCGACGCTATTCCGGGCGAGTACGACGAAACGTGGTTCCAGGCCGACGAAACCGGCCAATACGAGATTCAGTGCTATGAACTCTGTGGCGAGTACCACACCTCGATGGTCAGCACGCTCGAGGTCGTGGAACCTGACGAGTTCGACCAGTGGATGGACGAGCAGTTGACGATGTCGTTCACGATGGAGGATGGAAACGAATCCCGCGTGACCGACGGTTACGAACTCACGCTCGAGCATCAGGAGACTGACTTCGAGGAGACGTACACGGCCGACGAGTTCGAGAACGGATCGATCACGATCGACGAACTCGAACACGCCGGGCCGTACAACGTGACGGTGACGCCGACCGACGGCCAGTTCGAGCCGATCGAAGAAACCGATGTGAACAGTCCGACCGACGACACCTTCACGCTCGAGATGAACGCGACGGAAAGTAATGCAACTGAAAGCGACGCCAACGACGGAGGCGAGAACTGA
- a CDS encoding adenylate kinase: MAQPRILILGAPGAGKGTQSAKITEEFDVDHITTGDALRNNKEMDISDMDTEYDTPGKYMDQGELVPDAVVNAIVDEALSQADGFVLDGYPRNVEQAEELEDMTDLDVVLYLEVSEDELVHRLTGRRMDPETGDIYHVEYNPPEDPEVEERLVQRDDDTEETVKERLSVFRENTEPVIEYYDDAGVLERVDGEQAPDAVWEDVKETIDDAA; encoded by the coding sequence ATGGCTCAGCCACGAATCCTGATCCTGGGCGCGCCCGGGGCGGGTAAGGGGACTCAGAGTGCAAAGATCACCGAGGAGTTCGATGTCGATCACATCACGACCGGCGATGCCCTCCGGAATAACAAGGAGATGGACATCTCCGACATGGACACCGAATACGATACCCCGGGCAAGTACATGGATCAGGGCGAACTCGTCCCCGACGCGGTCGTCAACGCCATCGTCGACGAGGCGCTCAGTCAGGCCGACGGCTTCGTCCTCGACGGCTACCCGCGGAACGTCGAGCAGGCCGAGGAACTCGAGGACATGACTGACCTCGATGTCGTCCTCTATCTCGAGGTCAGCGAAGACGAACTCGTCCACCGACTAACGGGCCGACGGATGGATCCAGAGACCGGCGACATCTACCACGTCGAGTACAACCCGCCGGAGGACCCCGAAGTCGAGGAGCGACTGGTCCAGCGAGACGACGATACCGAAGAGACGGTCAAGGAGCGACTGTCGGTGTTTCGGGAGAACACCGAGCCGGTTATCGAGTACTACGACGATGCGGGCGTGCTCGAGCGAGTCGACGGCGAGCAGGCACCTGACGCGGTCTGGGAAGACGTGAAGGAAACGATCGACGACGCGGCGTAA
- a CDS encoding DUF106 domain-containing protein, with product MTRTAEKIDALVREDSSMASALEAIREEADRNGGEVQWADVSDDLTSGQWGRLIEKGVLVDGDEGFEIADREAFDRALDGDGDGGAAADIDIDEEESSWSQWDKLAGVGALLLMPGYWFDSIRNVVGSTINAVLGPLDAALPFYGVILSVALITGLYSSLLQANLMNTEVMGKYQERMQAVQQEQKDLRQEKKDAEERGASEAEIERIENEIERAREEQMEAMADNLGMFKEQFRPMVWIMLLTIPLFLWMYWKIQSVGIDGAEATVIMPLVGETSWQSGLFGPMPAWIVWYFLCSMGFSQLLRKSLNIDMSPSTS from the coding sequence ATGACGCGTACAGCCGAGAAGATCGACGCCCTCGTCCGTGAGGACTCCTCGATGGCGAGCGCCCTCGAGGCGATCCGCGAGGAAGCCGATAGGAACGGCGGCGAGGTCCAGTGGGCCGACGTCAGCGACGACCTGACGAGCGGACAGTGGGGGCGATTGATCGAGAAAGGAGTGTTAGTCGACGGCGACGAGGGATTCGAGATCGCCGATCGCGAGGCCTTCGACCGGGCCCTCGACGGTGACGGCGACGGCGGTGCCGCGGCCGATATCGATATCGACGAGGAGGAATCGAGCTGGTCGCAGTGGGACAAACTCGCCGGCGTCGGCGCGCTGCTGTTGATGCCCGGCTACTGGTTCGATTCGATTCGGAACGTCGTCGGGAGTACGATCAACGCCGTTCTCGGACCGCTCGATGCGGCGTTGCCGTTTTACGGCGTGATCCTCTCGGTCGCGTTGATCACCGGTCTCTACTCGTCGCTGCTGCAGGCGAACCTGATGAACACGGAGGTCATGGGGAAGTACCAAGAGCGGATGCAGGCCGTCCAACAGGAGCAAAAGGACCTCCGTCAGGAGAAAAAAGACGCCGAAGAACGCGGGGCGAGCGAGGCCGAAATCGAGCGCATCGAAAACGAGATCGAGCGCGCACGCGAAGAACAGATGGAGGCAATGGCGGACAACCTCGGGATGTTCAAAGAGCAGTTCCGCCCGATGGTCTGGATCATGCTGTTGACGATCCCGCTGTTCCTCTGGATGTACTGGAAGATCCAGTCGGTCGGGATCGACGGCGCGGAAGCGACCGTCATCATGCCGCTGGTCGGCGAGACCAGCTGGCAGTCGGGGCTGTTCGGCCCCATGCCGGCGTGGATCGTCTGGTACTTCCTGTGCTCGATGGGGTTCTCCCAACTCCTCCGGAAGTCCCTGAACATCGATATGTCGCCGTCGACTAGCTGA
- the cmk gene encoding (d)CMP kinase produces the protein MLLTVSGPPGSGKSTTAELLAEAFDFDHVSGGDIFRELADERGYTPLEFNKLAEENDEIDRDLDRRLREIAVEEDDLVLESRLAGWLAGEQADFRFWLDAPARVRGERIADREDKDPVRATEETQAREASEAQRYEEYYGIDIRDLTIYDLSVNTARWEPDAVLDMLVTAVERYDADGDEGKALVTGVEYDF, from the coding sequence ATGTTACTCACCGTCTCCGGCCCGCCGGGAAGCGGGAAGAGCACGACTGCCGAGTTGCTCGCCGAGGCTTTCGATTTCGACCACGTCAGCGGCGGTGACATCTTCCGCGAACTGGCCGACGAGCGCGGCTATACTCCGCTCGAGTTCAACAAACTGGCCGAGGAAAACGACGAGATCGATCGCGACCTCGACCGACGGCTGCGCGAGATCGCCGTCGAGGAAGACGATCTGGTCCTCGAGTCCAGACTCGCCGGCTGGCTGGCCGGCGAGCAGGCGGATTTCCGCTTCTGGCTGGACGCGCCCGCACGGGTTCGCGGCGAGCGGATCGCCGACCGCGAGGACAAGGATCCCGTTCGTGCGACCGAGGAAACGCAGGCCCGCGAGGCCAGCGAAGCCCAACGCTATGAGGAGTACTACGGGATCGACATTCGGGACCTCACGATCTACGATCTCTCGGTCAACACGGCTCGCTGGGAGCCCGACGCCGTCCTCGACATGCTCGTCACCGCCGTCGAGCGCTACGACGCCGACGGCGACGAAGGGAAGGCGCTCGTAACCGGCGTCGAGTACGACTTCTGA
- a CDS encoding RNA-guided pseudouridylation complex pseudouridine synthase subunit Cbf5, whose translation MSLRGPPADRSPAELLTFGVVNLDKPPGPSSHQVSGWLRDAVVETLAERGVESTIDRAAHAGTLDPKVTGCLPVMLGDATRLAQVFLEGGKEYVAVLECHAPVPADAESVVAEFEGPIYQKPPRKSAVARRLRVRELYDLEVLETEERRLLLRIRCESGTYVRKLCHDLGLALGTGGHMGHLRRTATDPFDDRTLHSAHDFLDALGFWLEDGDPEPLYDVVDPAERILEGIPSVVIAENAAREVAEGAPVYAPGVLEADDGIDDGALVACYTPNGAAVCLGELAGSVDAESGVVVDLERVLV comes from the coding sequence ATGAGCCTGCGTGGCCCACCAGCGGACCGGTCGCCCGCCGAGTTGCTCACCTTCGGCGTCGTCAACCTCGATAAGCCGCCCGGCCCGTCCTCGCATCAGGTCAGCGGGTGGCTTCGGGACGCCGTCGTCGAGACGCTCGCCGAACGCGGCGTCGAGTCGACGATCGACCGCGCCGCCCACGCCGGTACCCTCGATCCGAAGGTGACCGGCTGTCTTCCGGTCATGCTCGGCGACGCGACCCGGCTCGCACAGGTGTTCCTCGAGGGCGGCAAGGAGTACGTCGCCGTCCTCGAGTGTCACGCGCCGGTTCCAGCCGACGCCGAATCGGTGGTCGCGGAGTTCGAGGGGCCGATCTATCAGAAACCGCCCCGCAAGAGCGCGGTGGCCCGTCGCCTGCGCGTGCGCGAACTCTACGATCTCGAGGTGCTCGAGACCGAGGAGCGTCGCCTCCTCCTGCGAATCCGCTGTGAGAGCGGGACCTACGTCCGGAAACTGTGCCACGACCTCGGACTGGCGCTGGGAACGGGCGGCCACATGGGACACCTGCGCCGGACTGCGACGGACCCGTTCGACGACCGCACCCTCCACAGCGCCCACGACTTCCTCGACGCGCTCGGCTTCTGGCTCGAGGACGGCGATCCCGAACCGCTGTACGATGTCGTCGACCCCGCCGAGCGGATTCTCGAGGGGATTCCGAGCGTCGTCATCGCGGAGAACGCGGCCCGCGAGGTGGCCGAGGGGGCTCCCGTCTACGCGCCGGGCGTGCTCGAGGCCGACGACGGGATCGACGACGGAGCGCTGGTGGCCTGTTACACGCCCAACGGCGCGGCGGTCTGTCTCGGGGAACTGGCCGGCAGCGTCGACGCCGAGAGCGGGGTCGTGGTCGACCTCGAGCGGGTGCTGGTCTAA
- a CDS encoding phosphatase PAP2 family protein, which translates to MGRGREPWPVVAVLAAIGLTTVLKSAIGLTRPPGAAIGGYGFPSGHALGATVAYGLAADRLEIGSRRARVAVATIVVGTVAASRVVIGVHYPIDVVAGLLLGLGVLVAVRRLWSADSSPTEATDIEVRQSILEAEGDQTEGGDSR; encoded by the coding sequence GTGGGCCGGGGTCGGGAACCGTGGCCGGTCGTCGCTGTCCTCGCCGCTATTGGGCTGACGACTGTCCTGAAGTCAGCCATCGGGCTCACTCGTCCACCGGGGGCAGCGATCGGTGGCTACGGATTCCCGAGCGGCCATGCACTCGGCGCGACCGTCGCCTACGGACTTGCTGCCGACCGTCTCGAGATCGGCTCGCGACGAGCCCGGGTTGCGGTGGCGACGATCGTAGTGGGTACAGTCGCAGCGTCTCGAGTGGTGATCGGCGTTCACTATCCGATCGACGTAGTAGCCGGTCTCCTGCTAGGTCTCGGTGTTCTTGTCGCAGTTCGGCGACTGTGGTCGGCGGACTCGTCACCGACGGAAGCCACTGATATCGAGGTCCGTCAGTCGATCCTCGAGGCCGAAGGCGATCAGACCGAGGGCGGTGATTCGCGATGA